Within Corallococcus exiguus, the genomic segment GCGCAGGGATAGCACCGCTTCGGGGTTGCCGCAGAGGAACGCTCGCCAGCCCACCGGCCGCTTCGGGAGGCAGGTGAGGACCTTCGCCTCCAGGGCCCCCTCCTCCACCTCCCCACCTCCTCCCGCCAGCACGACGGGCCGGTAGTGAAGGTTCGGATGGCGCGCCGCCAGGGCCCTCAGCGCGTCCACCAGGTACAGCCCGGCCGGCTCCCTCGCCCCGTGGAACAGGTGGATGGGGCCGGTGTGGCCCGACTCCAGCGCGTCCCGCAGGATTCCATACAGCGGCGCGAGCCCCGTGCCCGTCCCCGCCAGCAGCAGCGGCGCCTCCGGCTGTCCGGGCACGTAGAAGCAATCCCCAGCCGGCCCCTGCACATCCACCCGGTCGCCATGTCGGACCTCGCGTGCGAACCAACCGCTCATGGCGCCCCCGGGCACGAGCCGCACGTGAAGCTCCAGCCGGCCCTCGCGAGGCAGGCTCGCCAGCGAGTAGCTGCGCGCGAGCCCGTCCGCGCGCACCACCGTGACGTACTGCCCCGCGCGATAGTCGAGTGGCGTCTCCACCTCCAGCCGCACCGCGAACACGTCCTCGCTGAACGACTCCAGCTCCACCACGCGCGCGGGGACGCGCAGCTCCGACGCCCCCGCCACCTCCAGCGCCGTTCCCTCCTGGGGCCGGCACGTGCACGCGAGGAAGTAGCCTCGCGCCCGCAGCGTGTCCTTGAGCCCCACCTGCGCGGCCTCGGGCACCGCGCCCGAGGTCGCTCGCATCAGGCAGGACTGGCAGGCCCCTGCCCGGCACCCATGCGGCACGCGCACGCCCTGGCGCAGCAGTCCGTCCAGCACCGTCTCTCCGGGCTCCAACGGGTACCACTCGGATTCATGCCGCACCTTCGCCATGACGTGCCTCCTGCAGGTTGCTTCAGCGGTTCAAGACGTCCGCACGCGCCCCTTCGGCGACGGCCATCACCTGGCCCACCAGGTCCGTGGGAACGCCCAGCTCCTCCAGCGTCTCCTTCAGGTGCCCGGCCACCGCGTCGAAGTGCGTCCCGTTCAGCCCGCGGTCCACCAGGTGCTTGTGTCCCGCGCGCATGTCCTTGCCCGAGTAGTTCGCGGGCCCGCCGGTCACCATCGTCAGAAACGCCTTCTGCTTCGCGGCCTGGCGCTCCATGTCCACGTCCTCGAAGAAGTGGCTGATGCGCTCGTCGGCCAGCACCTTCCGGTAGAAGACGTCGACCGCCGCCGCCATCGCCGGCTCTCCGCCAATCTTCTCGTACACGCTCGTCATGACTTCGCTCCCTTTCCGGGCCCACGCCCCGTAAAGATGCATTCAGAATGCTTCTTTAAACGGAACGCCGTCAATGCCCCCGGCATCGGGCTAACTTCTGGCGCCTGTGCCATCGCCTCATGCTCGCCGTCGTGTCTGTGTTCGTCCTGGCAGGCTGCGAAACGCCTGCCTGGCGAGTCAGGGCCGTGCCTCGCGAGGAAATCCAGTTGCCTCGCATCGAGCCGTCCGTGGTGTTGGAGTTGCCGCCGCGGGGCTCCGTGGTGCCGGCCACGCTGGGGGACGGCACGCCGCTGTGGGTGGTGCACCGGGAGGACGGCACCGTCTCCGTCTTCTCCGCCCTCATCCCCCGGACGAGCGATGCGGCCTCCGTGAGGCTCACCTATTGGATCCCCACGATGAGGCGCTTCATTGGCGCCTATGTCTGGGATGACCGTGGAACCGTGCTGGGCAACCAGGGTTGGGACGCGTGCACGGGTGAGTGTCCCTCCACCGACGACATGCCCGACTCGGCGCGCGACCTGGACGCGTTCCAGGTGGAGCGGCTCGAAGGCGAGCCCGCGCGCATCCGCGTGGGTGCGCCCATCGCCGGCGCATGGCGGCGGATGTCCCGAAGCCCGCTTCCATCCTGGTCCCAGGAACCGCGCGAGGGCATCACGCCTCTGCTGTCCCTGGGGCAGGCGCTGGCGCTCCCCGAAGGCACCATCGTCCACGTCAGGGGCACAGCGGTGCTCGCCAGCGCGTCGCCGCCGCGCGTCTGCGAGCGATTGGACCCGTGGTCCTGCTGCGCCGAGAGCAATCCCCGGCTCTACGACGTGGATGGCATTCCCCTGCGGAGCGTGGGCCTGGAGGTCTACAGCCACGGCTTCGCGCTGCTGCGGCGCTACCGGGATGGCTTCGTCCAATACGACGTGGGGGCGAAGCTCGACGCCCCGCATGCCGGAGGACACCTGGGCATCACGCCCCCTCCGGACCTGGCGGGATGGGACCCCACCCAGCCGCCCCGCGTCCCCATCTGCAAGTAGGCGGGAGGCTTCAAGTCTGGATTCCACCCGGGCGCCGCCTGCCTGCCTGCCCTGCCGTCGCCCTTGGGGGAGGGGCGAGCGCGGCCGGGAATCATGCCCATGTTTCGCCCATCACCTCGATGGGAGGAAGAGACATGGCGCTGGAAGCAATCCTGTTGTGGGCGGTAATCGGCCTCATCGCTGGATGGCTCGCGTCCGCGGTGGTGGGCGGTGGCTACGGCCTGATTGGCGATATCGTCGTGGGCGTGGTGGGCGCGTTCCTGGGAGGTTTCATCCTCCGGGCGCTCGGCACGGGAGCCCCATTTGGCGGCATCGCGGGCACCATCTTCGTGGCGTTCATCGGAGCAGTGGTGCTGCTGCTGATACTGCGGCTCATCCATTCGAGCACGGCCCGAAGGGTCTGATCCGCACGGCCTGAATCCGCGGCGACTTCTCGCGCGGGGCGCATTGCGTCCCGCGCGAGTCGTGCTTTCGGGCCTGATGACGCCAGACACCAGGGGCCTGACGGCAGTCATCAGGGCGGGGGCCTTCCTCTCCCGTGGCAGCGTCCGCCCCCTGAGGAGTTCCAAGGGTTTACCTCGTTGAGAAGCGTGTGGGGCGCATGGCACGCGCCGTGCTCTAGCCCCCCACATCGCTGAACCGGCCGGTGTCCGATGCCGGCCCATCCAATCTCCGAGGAACACCGCCATGGCGCTCTCCCCCCTGTCGAAGTCGTCCGTTTCCAGCTCCTCCTTCTCGCCCCGCACGTCCGCCACGGAGCTCTCCAGCCCGGTGGCGCGCCCCACGGCGGTGACGGCGGACGCGGTGCAGGCGAAGAGCGGCCCGGGTTCGCTCCAGGGGATGTTCCAGGCGGATGGCTTCGACGCGCCGTCGGGCGTGGGCAAGAAGGGCGCGCTCCAGGGCGGCAATCCCATGGAGCAGCTGGCCGAGATGGTCCAGATGCTGAAGCAGCTTGTGGAGATGCTCGGTGGAATGAACGGCGCCGGTGCGCAGCAGGGCGCCGGTGCGCAGCAGGGCGGCGTGCCGGACCTGGGTGGCGAGGGCGCGGGCTCCAGCGCGGCCCCTGCTCCTGCCGCGGCGCAGGCGGCCTCCGCGGCGCAGGGCGCTCCGGCCCCGGCGGCTCCCCAGAAGGACGCGGCCGTCGCCGGTCCCCAGTCCGTGGGCGACTCGAGCGCGGCGAAGGGCAAGAACACCATCACCCTCAACAACGACGGCAACAAGCCGATGACGGTGAACTTCACCCCCAACGCGGGCGAGAAGGCCGTCGACTCCGTCACGCTGAAGCCCGGTGAGAGCCGCACGGTGCAGTTCCCGGACAACTGGTCCGGCAACTTCCGCAGCGACAACGGCGACGGCAAGAACGCGACGCTCGGTGAAGTGAAGTTCGATGGCGGGTTCGGGAACACCTACTACGACGTCAGCTACATCGAGGGCCACAACACCTCGATGACCATCCAGCCGGACGGCGGCGGCCGCCTGTCGGGCACGATGGACAACCTGCTCTCCTCCGCGCCTGACTCCGTGAAGGCCAAGGGAGCGGACGGCTCCGCGTACGGCATCAAGAAGAGCACCACGTCCAACGTGCAGGATCCGGAGGTGGTAGACTTCTTCCGCAAGCACGTTGGCGCGGATCAGGGCTACGTCATCCCCACGGACGACGCGAGCACGCTGGGCAGCAAGAACAGCAACCTGGTTGTCCACCTGAAGGACCTGGCCTGATTCCCCTCACCCGAGGCCCCCATCCATGAGCGTCCGCCTTCCGTCTGGTCTTCCCCGCCCGGGCCTGCCCCTGCAGAGCCCCGCGCAGGAGAAGGAGGAGAAGGCGCAGTCCGGTGAAGGCAAGTCATCGGGCAAGGCCACGGGGAAGGGCGGCACCGGAAAGGGAGGCGTCGCCGTCAAGGGCGGCTCCGCGAAGGGCGCCTCCGCCAAGGGAGGCCTCGAGCAGAGCGGCCCCCAGGACGGCATGGACTTCGGCCGCTCGGGCGAGCCGGAGCGCAATGAAGGCGGCGGCGCCAGGGCGCCGCAGCAACAGGCAGGGATGGCGTCTGGCACCTCGCAGGGCGCCGCCAGCCTGGGCACCCTGGAGCAGCCCCCTGCCCTCGCGGCCCAGACCGCGCAGACGGCCCCGGCGCTCCCCCAGCCTCCGCCCATGGCGCAGCAGGTGCCAGTGGCGCCCCAGCTCGAGCGCCGGCCCGCCGCTTCCGAATCCTCCCGCGAGCGCACCGCCTCGGACGGCCAGTCGTCGGACGCCGCGAAGCAGGCGATGGAGGGCCGCGCGAAGCTGCGCATCGCCGTCCTCCACCGGCTCCACCGCGGCCTCACGGAGGTGGAGGGGAAGATGAGCGCCTTCCTCGCAAACCCCGGCCGCCAGGGCGTCGTCACCCTGCCGGTGGTGCTGAGCGTGAGCACCGTCACCTTCGAGTGGTGGAAGTCCGCGAACGCGGTCCCCGAGGACCGGGCCTACCTGGCCCAAGTCCTGGGCGAGCCCGGCACGGCGGATGACGCCACGCTCCTGGCCACGCTGCGCGCGGAGATTGGTCAGGCCTTCGCGGAGTTCCCGCGCACGCCGCAGGGCGTGGAGGCCCGGAAGCTGTACGACGCCGTCCTCCAGAAGTACGAGGCCGCCCGCATCCAGCCCATCATCGCGGGCCACGACAGCGGCCCCGTGGTGGAGGAGTGCGCGCGGCTGGGCCTGTCCTGCGAGATGGACTTCACCCGCTCCCTGCTCTTGTCGCCGTGGATGCTGGCCACCAGCCAGAGCCCGGAAGAGGGCAACGCGACGCAGGTGATGGTGGCGGGACTCACGCTGCCCCAGCTGGGCGCGCTGGTGGGCCACCTGCGCCAGCTCAACCCGCTGCTCAGCAATCCCCAGCTGCGCGCGCTGCTGCTGCGCGCCTCCACGGACAAGCGGCTGGCGCTGCGCAAGGTGATGGGCCTGCAGGAGGTGGAGCAGGTCCAGGAGCTGGCGCGCCAGCTGCTGCGGCTCCAGGCCGTGCAGCACCTCACCGTCTGAAGCCCGCGCGGCGGATGGATGCGAGTCCATCCGCCGTCAGTCTTTACGGCCTATGAGGACTCGCGGCCGAAGTTGGCCATGGCGCGGGAGCCGCCACCGTCCGTGTTGCCCAGCGCGACGGCCTTCTCGCCGCCCTCCTGCGCGGCCTGGGCCTCCGACATGCCCTGGGCGCTTTCGACGATCATCTGCCCGCCGCCCTGGTGCCGGTTCCAGCTGATGTCCACGGAGTCCGCGAGCCTCTGGGCGTCCACCGGAATCTTGGAGCCGGTGCTGGGGTCCTTGAGCAGGTAGCGGCCCTGGTCGTCCTTGCCCTCCACGGAGACCCAGTGCGCGCGGCCCGTCTCGCCCGGCTTCGTGGTGGGGTCCACCAGGCTGGAGTCCACCATCACCGCGCCCTTGGCGCCGCGCGCGAGCGCGTCATCCAGGGCCTTGGTGTCGAGCTTGGACGACGTCTGCGTCACCTTCGTGCCCTGGTTCGCCAGCATGTTGGACAGCTCATGCGGCGACGTGCCCTGGCCCTGCGTGAAGCGCGACTCCAGCGCGGACATCTTCTCCTTGTCCGACGCGGGCTGCGTCTTGCTGGTGCCAATGTCCTTGCCCAGCATCACCGCCACCGCGGCGCCGCAGTCATTCTGGTTGGCCTGCTTGACGACCTCGGGGTCCGTCCCCGCGGCCTCCCAGCCGCCAATCTCCGGAGCCTGGGGCGCGTTCGCGAGCGTCCCCTGGACGCCCACGTCCTGCGCGGAAGCGCCCGACACCGGCTGGAAGCGGTTCGCCCACGCCTGGTTGAGGGCCTGCACCGCCGCGAAGGCGTCCGTGGCCTGCTCCGTCTGCACGGGGGTGGGCGCGCCCTCCACCTGCGAGACGACCTTCTCCTCCGGCAACCCGACCTGCTGCGCGGTCTGCTGCGGCACGGCGGCGGGCTTCACCTCCGCCAGTTGCTGGAAGGTACGGAGGAGATTGGAGGAAAGATTCACGCTCACGGTCGTGCTCCGGGGGGGAGGGGGGATGTCATCCTACCTGTGATGCCGCCCCGTGTTAAGGCTCCCCGGATGGATCCAACCCGTGCTTGCGCAGGAGTTTCCGGAGGTAGACACGGTCGATATCAGCTTCGCGAGAAGCCCTGGAAATGTTGCCTTCGCAGCGCTCGATGAGGTTCTTCAGGTAGTCACGTTCGAACACTTCGATGAGGTGTTCTTTTGCTTCCTTGAAAGGCAGGTCCAGATCCGGACCCTTGCGGCCGTCCGCGCCCTGGGGCGCCTCCAGGTCCGGAAGGGCCTCCTCGCCCAGGTTGACGACCTGTTCCACCACGTTGCGCAGCTCGCGCACGTTGCCGGGCCAGGGGTACTGCATGAGCAGCGCGCGCGTCTGATCCGACAGCGCGCCCGGCTGCCGGCCCATCAGCTTGAGCATGTGGTCGATGAGGAGCGGGATGTCCTCCGGACGCTCACGCAGCGCGGGCAGCGTCACGCGCAGCACGGCGAGCCGGTGGAAGAGGTCGCGGCGGAACTTCCCCTGCTGGACGGCCTGCTCCAGGTTCACGTGCGAGGCGGCCACCACGCGCACGTTCACCGTGAAGTAGTCGTTGCCGCCCACGCGCTTCACCTGCCGGCGCTCCAGCACGCGCAACAGGCGCGGCTGCAGGTCCAGGGGCAGCTCGCCAATCTCATCCAGGAAGACGGTGCCGTTCTGCGCGCGCTCGAAGGCACCGGCGCGGTCGCCCTGGGCGCCGGTGAAGGAGCCCTTCACGTGGCCGAAGAGCTCGGACTCGATGAGGGTGGAGGGCACGCCCGCCAGGTCCACGATGACGAAGGGGCCCTTGGCGCGCGGGCTCAGCTGGTGGATGGCCTCCGCGCACAGGTCCTTGCCCGTGCCCGTCTCGCCGTGGATGAGCACGTCCGCGCCGCCGGGCGCCAGGCGCTCCAGCACGGTGAAGGCCTCGCGCATCTTGCGGCTTGTGCCCACGAGCGCGCCGAAGCGGTCCCGCGAGGACAGGGGCAGTGAGCGCTCGCGCGTGTCCTCCGGCACCAGCTTCAGCTCGGTGGTGCCCAGGGTGATGACGCTGCCGGGGCGCAGCTCCATGGCGGTGAAGCGCAGGCCCTCCACGAACGAGCCGTTGTGCGAGCCCAGGTCCGTGGCGACGACGTGCTCGGCGTGCACCTCCAGCTTCAGGTGCTGGCGGGAGACGGCCTTGTCGGTGAGGACGATGTCACACGTGGGGGCCTTTCCCACTGTGTACGTCCCCTGTTTGAGCGGGTGGGCCTTGCCGGCTTCCGCGCCGGAAAGCACCCGGAGCACCATCCGCACCTGTCCCGCCCGGCCCCGCTGCAGGGTGGCCGTGGCATCCAGGAGCTCCTCGTCCTCGTCTGGGGGCAGCGACACGGCGGGGGACGGTAGCACGCCCCGCCACGGTCGCCAGCAGCCGTGCGTGACGTCCTACCTGCGCCGGCCGCGAGAAGGCTTGCGGGCAGGTGGACGCGGGGAGTCCTTGGGCAGGGTCTCCAGCCACGAGTCCACCTCGCCCACGCGCTCGTCCATCCCGGACTCGCTGAAGCGCTCGCGGGCGCGGGTGGCCTCGCCCCGGGCCTCCGCCAGCGCCTCCGGAGACTGGCCCGTCTGGTACAGCGCCCGCGCCAGCGCGAAGCCGGACTCCGCCAGCGCATCCGGGGGCGCGGACGCGAAGGACACCGCCAGCTGGAGCGGCGCCACGGAGTCTCGCGCCCGGCCCAGGCCCAGCAGCGCCTGGCCCACGCCGTCGTAGGACGGCTGGAGTCCCTCGTCGCCCTCGGGCAGCTGCTCGCGCTTGAGGGCCACGGCCTGCTCGTAGGTCTTCAGCGCGTCGTCGTAGCGCTTCATCCCCAGCTGGCACATGCCCAGCTCGTCCAGCGCCTCCGCCACCTGCGCGCTCTTCTCGCCGTGCAGGGTCTTGTAGAGGTCCACCACCGCCTGGGCATGCGGCAGGGCGCGCTCGGGCTGGCTGGCGCCTCGCAGGGCCAGGGACACCAGGCCGTGCCGGTTGGCCATGTCTGGATGCACCGGGCCCACCGCCGCCTGGGTCTTCGCGAGCGACGCCTCCAGGAGCGGCACCGCCCCCTTCGCGTCGCCGGTGCCCAGCACCAGCCGGCCCAGGAGGAAGAGCGCCCGCGCGCGCTTGGGGTGCTCGGGTGGCAGCGCCTTGTCGTAGAGGGCGCTCGCCTCCGTCAGCCGCTTGCGGGCCTCCTCCATGTGGCCCTGGGACATGGCGAGGTTGGCCTGGTTCACCTTCACGTCTGCTTCCAGCGCGGGCTCACCGCCCAGCCGCTGGAGGGTGGCCTCCGCCAGCTCGCCCCAGTTCGCCGCCGGGTCGTAGTGCTTCTGGCCGTCCTCCACGTAGAGGAGCTTGTTGAGGATGGCGACCTTCAGCCGGTCCGCCCGGCCCGCCTCCGCGTCGAACACGGCGCGCGACAGCAGGCGGGACGCTTCCGGCGACTGGCCCGTCTGCTCCTGGAGCCAGCCCAGGTGGAAGCGCATCTCCGCCTTCAGCGGCAGGTAGCCCGTCTTCTCCACCGGCGCCTCCAGCGCCTTCACCGCCGTGAGCGCCGCCGGGTAGCGGCCCGCGTCCACCTGCGCGCGCACCTCCGCCAGCTGATCCTCCAGCGCTTCAATGGTGCCGCGCAGGGCGGGGTCGGAGGGGCGGCGCTGCTGCTCAGCCAGTCCCTCCACGTCCTCGCACTCATGCAGCGCGGGCAGCGCATGCACCATGTCCACGGACTTCACCACCATGGCGGCGTCCGCGCTCGCGAGCAGGTCCACCGTGGCGCGCAGGTCCTTGCGGCGGCGCTCCAGGCACACCACCTGCCGGTCCAGTTGCTCCTCCGGCTTCACGCCGCTCACGCGCGCGTCCTCGCACGCCTGGACGCGCTGGTGCTTCCACGCGTCCGCGTACTGCCCCAGCACCTGCACGGCGCGGACGGCCATGCCTTCCGCGAAGGGCTTCCCGGTGGCGCGGAAGGCGGACTCCAGCTTCGCCTTCGCGTCCGGCGTCCACACGCTGTCCATCAGCGCGCCCGCGTCCACGCACACCTGGGACTGCTGCCATGCCACGCCGCCCGCCACCGCGAGCGCGGTGGTCATGGCGCCCGCCGCTCCCAGCCAGCGCTTGCGCTGCCCGAGGCGCTGCTCCTGGGAGAGCGCGTCCAGCAGGGCCTGCATGGACGGGAAGCGCGCGTCCACGTCCAGCGCCAGCCCGCGCAGCACCGCCTGCCGCACCCAACCGGGCACCTTCGCGTCGCGCGGGGGCTCGCGGATGAGCACGGGCGGCGGCGCGATGACGGGGATCGCCTTCGCGGGCGCGGCGTTCAGCGACTGCGTGCCGCCCAGGGACTGCGTGCCGGTGGCCTCCTCCAACTCCGCGCTCCGGCTGGCGGACGCGTAGGCCTTGATGCTGCCCGGGTCGAAGGGGCGCGTGCCGTAGAGCGCGCCGTAGAGCGCCGCGCAGAAGCTGAACTGATCCGTGCGCGCGTCCAGCTGCGTGCCCCGGAACTGCTCCGGGGACATGTAGTTGGGCGTGCCCACCAGCAGGCCCGCTTCGGTGAGCGTGGTGTCCAGCATGCGCCGGTCCGAGGACTCCAGGACCTGCGCCTCCTCCGGTGAAACCGGGGCGTCCGGCCCGTCGCCCACCTGCCGCGCCAGGCCGAAGTCCGTCACGTAGACGCGGCCCGCGTGGCTCACCAGCACGTTGGCGGGCTTGAAGTCGCGGTGCACCAGCCCCGCCGAGTGCGCGGCCTGCAGTCCCCTGCCCGCCTGGAGGTAGCGCTCCAGCACTTCCCGCCAGGAAGGCTTCGCCTCCTTCAGCCACGAGCCCAGCGTGCCGCCTTCCACCAGCTCCATGGCGACGAAGACCTGGTCGCCCCACATGCCCACGTCGAAGACGGGGATGACGTTGGGATGGGAGACGCGCGCCATGGCCTGCGCTTCGCGCAAGAGCCGGGACCGCGCCTCCTCGTTGTCGTGGTTGGCGTTCGGATGCAGCAGCTTCAGGGCAATCTTGCGGTCCAGGTCCGGGTCATAGGCGGCGTACACCACGCCCATGCCGCCCTGCCCCAGCTTGCGCAGCAGCAGGTAGCGGCCCACCTGGGGAACGGGCGGGACGTCCTCCGCGCGGCGCGGACGAGGACCCGTTCCATATCCCGAGCCCCGGCCCGTCCCCGCGCCCGAGCGCACGGAGTCCGAGTTGCCGGTGCCTGTGTTTCGCCTTCCGGTTTCTCTCTTCGTCATGGGCCGTGACCTGATTCGCGAGTCTACCGCCGGCCCTCGCCCGCTCCGAACATCCTTCCGCGACGCGTCAGCCCCGCCCGCCTGCCTGGTGACGGCCGTCATCAGGCCCAGGACCGCAGTCACCAGGGGCAGCCCTCAGCGTGGGACACAAACCCCTGGAATCAGGGAGGGCTCGGCAGGCCGGAGGCTGGCACGCCAGACGCAATGGGTACGGACATCGCGGGAAACTTCGGGGTGCGGTTGGACCTCATCCGCAACAGGCCACACGAATATCGCCGAGCCGCATCGCAACTGAATGCGTGGCTCGGATGGAGGCGGCGGTGAACGGAGACACCGCCGCCTTCTTGCTTTTCAGCGCTTCGCACGCAGCGTGCGCTCGTAGTCCTCGTAACGCAGCTTCGCGATGGTGCGCCGGTCGCGGGTGCGGACGACGATTCCCTCCGGATGCTGCCCTGCCCCTGCATCCAACGCGCACCGGGTCGCGGGCGCGTGCGAGCGCAGCCAGGCGAACGCTCCCTCCAGGTCCTTCGGCATCGCGGCGCCGTCCTCTTCGAGGATGCGCGGCGTGGTCTCCAGGCTGTGCTCGCGGGTGAAGGCCATGAGCGCGTCCTCGGTCACGAAGGGCTGGCCTCCGGATTCGCGCCAGCCGGAGAGCTGCTCCGCGGACCAGGTGAGCGGCGTCTCGTAGTCGGTGAGACGAACCACGTCGAAGACGCGGTAGCCCACGCGCTTCTCGCCCGTGTACTGCTTGCTGTGGGCGGTGACGTTGCCGCCGTACACCTCGCCGAAGACGACGGTGATGCCGCCCGCGTCGAGCCGCTTCCCGCGCAGGGCGTCCGCCACCGGGCGCAGGTGCTCCACGATGCCCAGGGCCGGGTTCCCGATGAGGTCACCGCTCGCGTAGAGCAGCTCCTCGCGGCTGCCGAGCAGGTACGTGCCGTCCGGCAGGAACACGATGCGCGCGTTGGTGCCGTCCACCTTCTCCGTGCCGACCACGGGCCCGTCGAACGCGATGGCGGGTTCGGCCAGCCGGCCCTTGTCTCCCAGCGTGTGGTACGTCGGAATGGACGGGTACTTCGTCAGCGAGTTGAGCGTGCGCAGGTTGGCGGTGCGGACGGAGAAGGTCATGGCGCGGCCTCGGGGTGTGAGGGGCGACGGTAGCAAAAGCCCCGGTCAGGCTCGCGGGACGCGGCCGTCCGCCGGGGCCTGACACACGGAAGGTTCGGACGCATGGGCATGTACGGAGAGGTCCTGGGCATCGGTCCGTTCCGCCGCGAGCTGGTGCCCTTCCTCCAGCAGCCGGAAGCGTGGCATCGGAACACCCGCGACGGGGCCATCATCGTCGTCTCCGTGTTCCTGGCGCCGGAGGGCAGCTCGCGCAGCCGGAAGCTGGCGGGATGCATGGGAGCGGAGGCGTGGGACTTCAACACCCACGCGCTCGACCCATGGCGTGTGGACGTGGAGGCGGTGCGGCGGTTCCTGTACCCCGGCGAGGAGCACCGGCTGGAGTGCTTCCTGCGCCTGCGGGACGCGGGTTTCGAGTTCTTCTTCCAACCGAACGGCTAGCCCCATGCCGGAGCTCTCTCCCATCGTCGCGGGCGTCATCGCCATCGGGCCCTTCCGTCAGAGCCTGGTGCCCTTCCTCGAATACTCCGCGCGCGCCTACGAGCACACGCGTGAGGGCGCGCGGATCATCGTGACGCTCCTGCACGACTCCCACGACCCGGTGATGCTCCGGGACGTGGGCGAGTGCCTGGGATTGGACCCCTGGGACTTCAACACGCACGTCATCGACTTCGCGAAGATCGACCTACAGTGCCTGGGCATCGTCTGGGAGGACGACGGACTGCCGGAGCGCATGACCGCGCTGAAGGACGCGGGGTTCCAGTTCTACTTCCGCATGCAGCACTGGAAGTTCGCGGCCTGAGACTCATTTCACCGTGACCACGCGCGTGTCGCTGTTCTTCACGCCCTTCCAGTCCGTCGTGGCGGCGTCGCTGCGCTCCCCTCAGCGCTGGCGCATCCGGACACGCAGACACTCCGCGACGTCCTCCCGCAGCTCCTCCGGGAAGCCGGACAGGCCTGGCGTGTCATTGCATTCCAGCAGCGTGTAGGCGCCGTCCTTCGCCTGGAGGAAGTCCAGGCCCAGCACGTCCGCGCCCAGATGCCGCATGGCCCGGCGCGTGTGCTCCGCGAGCTCCGGCGGCGGGTCGATGACCTGGTACTTGCGCGTGTCGACATTGGCCTTCCAACCCGCGCTCGCCCGCGTCATCGCCCACATGCGCTCGCCCACCGCGAGGCAGCG encodes:
- a CDS encoding 2Fe-2S iron-sulfur cluster-binding protein: MAKVRHESEWYPLEPGETVLDGLLRQGVRVPHGCRAGACQSCLMRATSGAVPEAAQVGLKDTLRARGYFLACTCRPQEGTALEVAGASELRVPARVVELESFSEDVFAVRLEVETPLDYRAGQYVTVVRADGLARSYSLASLPREGRLELHVRLVPGGAMSGWFAREVRHGDRVDVQGPAGDCFYVPGQPEAPLLLAGTGTGLAPLYGILRDALESGHTGPIHLFHGAREPAGLYLVDALRALAARHPNLHYRPVVLAGGGGEVEEGALEAKVLTCLPKRPVGWRAFLCGNPEAVLSLRKKLFLAGFSLKDIHADAFLPSVPRAGPVAGAA
- a CDS encoding group I truncated hemoglobin, which gives rise to MTSVYEKIGGEPAMAAAVDVFYRKVLADERISHFFEDVDMERQAAKQKAFLTMVTGGPANYSGKDMRAGHKHLVDRGLNGTHFDAVAGHLKETLEELGVPTDLVGQVMAVAEGARADVLNR
- a CDS encoding GlsB/YeaQ/YmgE family stress response membrane protein translates to MALEAILLWAVIGLIAGWLASAVVGGGYGLIGDIVVGVVGAFLGGFILRALGTGAPFGGIAGTIFVAFIGAVVLLLILRLIHSSTARRV
- a CDS encoding thaumatin family protein yields the protein MALSPLSKSSVSSSSFSPRTSATELSSPVARPTAVTADAVQAKSGPGSLQGMFQADGFDAPSGVGKKGALQGGNPMEQLAEMVQMLKQLVEMLGGMNGAGAQQGAGAQQGGVPDLGGEGAGSSAAPAPAAAQAASAAQGAPAPAAPQKDAAVAGPQSVGDSSAAKGKNTITLNNDGNKPMTVNFTPNAGEKAVDSVTLKPGESRTVQFPDNWSGNFRSDNGDGKNATLGEVKFDGGFGNTYYDVSYIEGHNTSMTIQPDGGGRLSGTMDNLLSSAPDSVKAKGADGSAYGIKKSTTSNVQDPEVVDFFRKHVGADQGYVIPTDDASTLGSKNSNLVVHLKDLA
- a CDS encoding sigma 54-interacting transcriptional regulator — translated: MVLRVLSGAEAGKAHPLKQGTYTVGKAPTCDIVLTDKAVSRQHLKLEVHAEHVVATDLGSHNGSFVEGLRFTAMELRPGSVITLGTTELKLVPEDTRERSLPLSSRDRFGALVGTSRKMREAFTVLERLAPGGADVLIHGETGTGKDLCAEAIHQLSPRAKGPFVIVDLAGVPSTLIESELFGHVKGSFTGAQGDRAGAFERAQNGTVFLDEIGELPLDLQPRLLRVLERRQVKRVGGNDYFTVNVRVVAASHVNLEQAVQQGKFRRDLFHRLAVLRVTLPALRERPEDIPLLIDHMLKLMGRQPGALSDQTRALLMQYPWPGNVRELRNVVEQVVNLGEEALPDLEAPQGADGRKGPDLDLPFKEAKEHLIEVFERDYLKNLIERCEGNISRASREADIDRVYLRKLLRKHGLDPSGEP
- a CDS encoding protein kinase domain-containing protein → MTKRETGRRNTGTGNSDSVRSGAGTGRGSGYGTGPRPRRAEDVPPVPQVGRYLLLRKLGQGGMGVVYAAYDPDLDRKIALKLLHPNANHDNEEARSRLLREAQAMARVSHPNVIPVFDVGMWGDQVFVAMELVEGGTLGSWLKEAKPSWREVLERYLQAGRGLQAAHSAGLVHRDFKPANVLVSHAGRVYVTDFGLARQVGDGPDAPVSPEEAQVLESSDRRMLDTTLTEAGLLVGTPNYMSPEQFRGTQLDARTDQFSFCAALYGALYGTRPFDPGSIKAYASASRSAELEEATGTQSLGGTQSLNAAPAKAIPVIAPPPVLIREPPRDAKVPGWVRQAVLRGLALDVDARFPSMQALLDALSQEQRLGQRKRWLGAAGAMTTALAVAGGVAWQQSQVCVDAGALMDSVWTPDAKAKLESAFRATGKPFAEGMAVRAVQVLGQYADAWKHQRVQACEDARVSGVKPEEQLDRQVVCLERRRKDLRATVDLLASADAAMVVKSVDMVHALPALHECEDVEGLAEQQRRPSDPALRGTIEALEDQLAEVRAQVDAGRYPAALTAVKALEAPVEKTGYLPLKAEMRFHLGWLQEQTGQSPEASRLLSRAVFDAEAGRADRLKVAILNKLLYVEDGQKHYDPAANWGELAEATLQRLGGEPALEADVKVNQANLAMSQGHMEEARKRLTEASALYDKALPPEHPKRARALFLLGRLVLGTGDAKGAVPLLEASLAKTQAAVGPVHPDMANRHGLVSLALRGASQPERALPHAQAVVDLYKTLHGEKSAQVAEALDELGMCQLGMKRYDDALKTYEQAVALKREQLPEGDEGLQPSYDGVGQALLGLGRARDSVAPLQLAVSFASAPPDALAESGFALARALYQTGQSPEALAEARGEATRARERFSESGMDERVGEVDSWLETLPKDSPRPPARKPSRGRRR
- a CDS encoding RNA ligase family protein; the encoded protein is MTFSVRTANLRTLNSLTKYPSIPTYHTLGDKGRLAEPAIAFDGPVVGTEKVDGTNARIVFLPDGTYLLGSREELLYASGDLIGNPALGIVEHLRPVADALRGKRLDAGGITVVFGEVYGGNVTAHSKQYTGEKRVGYRVFDVVRLTDYETPLTWSAEQLSGWRESGGQPFVTEDALMAFTREHSLETTPRILEEDGAAMPKDLEGAFAWLRSHAPATRCALDAGAGQHPEGIVVRTRDRRTIAKLRYEDYERTLRAKR